From Thermodesulforhabdaceae bacterium:
ATAGGAATCTAACCCACGGCTGAAGGTTTCAAAAAGACGCCCAATATTAACATCCACAGGAATAGGCACTTCAGCTTCCTGTAGTTCAGCATTAAACAACATGGTCGGTTTGCTCCATTTAACTCTCATCCAAAAATCCTGGAATGGATCCATAAACTCAAACAGAGTCCCAACCAACTGTATAAAAGCTCTATTGACCTGAGCATGAGGATCCTTTACTCGATGAAGCTTTGGCGATCCAATAACTGTTTGACACACCGGCTGGCGCATATAAAGAGCATTAGCAACCATCCAAACATCTATACCCTTTTCGGACACAAAATCAGCCCAGTATGGAGCCTTTGCAAAATGCTCAATCAAAGCTTTTCCGAAAGCACAATCTCCTGCAATACTTTGACGAACTCGCCTACCGTAAAGACACCTAAGAAGCGGATAAATAATGACGCTAGAAAGTGTTGCTTCATATTTGTGATGAACATAGATGGGGGTCACATATCCAGCACCTCTTCGCACAGGTTCGATGAAATTGAAAATCCAGTCGGGATTAACATTACGTATATCAGCTTCCAAAATCATTACAGCCTGAGGATTTAGAGACTCGAGTTTTTGAAAGAGGTTCCGCAGGTTGATTCCCTTGCCCCGTTCACC
This genomic window contains:
- a CDS encoding glycosyltransferase, whose translation is MIYAEENPSGITEVDLIVAIPTFNEASNIAYVVSQVDAGLMKHYPDLRSAIIVCDNHSMDGTKEVFLGVDTRTPKIYISSAPGERGKGINLRNLFQKLESLNPQAVMILEADIRNVNPDWIFNFIEPVRRGAGYVTPIYVHHKYEATLSSVIIYPLLRCLYGRRVRQSIAGDCAFGKALIEHFAKAPYWADFVSEKGIDVWMVANALYMRQPVCQTVIGSPKLHRVKDPHAQVNRAFIQLVGTLFEFMDPFQDFWMRVKWSKPTMLFNAELQEAEVPIPVDVNIGRLFETFSRGLDSYRDLLSQVLSPAEMHKLDEIRSMGIQHFNFPSHTWATILFDVAVAYRNATADIRLSLLEALLPLYYGKVASYVRKTERMSTQQAEEVVENECMVFEENKSYLISRWKMA